tcaatgggaaaagatgagtgtCAACCAATTGATGCTTATGTCTCTGCATTGATGAGTGTCATAGGGTGTACGCAAATGTCAATACATTTAcagtcaatgggaaaagatgagtgCCAACTAATTGACGCTTATGTCAATACAATGCATTCAACAGGAAAATATGAGTGTCAAAGGGTTGACGTTTACGTCAGTACATTGCagcgagaggagggaggggagagagagtcaacagacatacagaggtgggagagaggagggattgagaggagaggagagagggagagatagaaagagatgagaggacgaggagggaggggaacgagagagggatggggtaaacgagggaggggaagagagaggagggatgggagagaaagcgagaggagggagataggagggagaaagagagagagagggagggaaagagagaaagggagagaggggagaagtggagggagtgaaagaaggggacagagagaagaggagggggtaaAGAGGAGGTAGAAAGATAGAAACAGGaggcaaagagagggagagagaagggagagtgagggggggatagagaggagggagagagagagagagagagaatagagagacggggaaagagagaagaactgtctgtctgtgagtctcAACTTTTCCTCTTTTCATCTTCTCccatttttaattttttaacttaatttaattacatttattttttacctttttttttttacaggtttttctcattgagataacatctcttttccaagagagacctggtccaatagcagcagggagAACAgggtttcagacaaaacaacttacatacactaacacaacattaaacaaaactacaaacacacatacagtaaaaaacaaacattttacattaaaaaatgaaagtcttgactaaaaacagctggcctattaacaattacactcttctatgatatatacattGATCAAGTGTTAGATCAAACTAGATCATCAAATCAAACTAGATCATCAAATCAAACTAGATCATCAAATCAAACTAGATCATCaaattttaaaatgttcaggagagatTTCCAGGACCACAGAGCTAAGTAACTtaaactatttctaccatgacctaatttttggtactgttagaagcaaatgagaatgggaccgtaattgatatttatttaccGGCCTGACTAAAAATGGAATTGAATGGAATGTATTGACATAAGCATCAATTGGTAGACACTGTCAACCAATTTCCCATTAACAGCAATGTATTGCTATAAGCATCATTTGGTTGACGCTCATCTTTTCCCATTGCTACCGCAAAACCTGATGGGAGCATGGCCAATTGACGTAAGCATCAATTATGTTTTGAGGCTGATAATGGGCTGACATGGAATGTCCCATCTTCTTTAATCCTTTTCCCTAACTAGGAATTATGTTTAAGCCTTCAGAATGTTTTCATACCCGGATGACTTATAccatttttgttgtgttacagcctgaattcaaattggataaaatctatttttttctCAACCATCtgctcacaataccccataatgacaaagtgaaaacatgtttttagaaatgtttacgaATTATtagaaattgaaatacagaaatatctaatttacataagtattcacgcccctcagtcaacactttgtagaagcacatttggcagtgattacagctgtgagtctttctgggtaagtctgtaagagctttccacacctggattgggcaacatttgcccattattcttttcaaaattcttcaagctctgtcaaattggttgttgatcattgctagacaaccatttttaggtctagccatagattttaaagtagatttaagtcaaaactgtaactcggtcactcaggaacattcactgtcttcttggtaagcaactccaatgtagatttggcattgtgtttcaggttattgtcctgctgaaaggtggaaAACACTGTACCAGGTTTtccactaggattttgcctgtgcttagcgacattccgtttctttttcatcctgaaaaactccctagttcttggtgattacaagcatacccataacatgatgcagccaacactatgcttgaaaatatggagtgtggtactcagtaatgtgttgaattgtatttgccccaaacataactctTTGTATTCAGGCCAAAAAAGCGAATTactttgccacatgttttgcagtattactttagtgccttgttgcaaacaggatacagTACATGTTTTGGAACATTTTCATTCCGTAAaagcttccttattttcactctgtcaattaggttagtattgtggagtaactacaatgttgttgatccatcctcctatcacaaccattaaactctgtaactgttttaaagtcactatgggcctcatggtgaaatccctgagcggtttccttcctcttaggcaactgagttaggaaggatgcctgtgtccttgtagtgactgggtgtattgatacaccatctaaaatGTAATAATAACTTCACTATTGCTCAAAGGGATttttaatgtctgcttttttatttttaaccatctacaaataggtgcccttctttacggAGAATTACAAACATCCCTGGTCTCTGTGGTTgattctgtgtttgaaattcactgctcgactgaggaaccttacagataattgtatgtgtgcggtacagagatgaggctcaactctattattgcacacagagtgagcaaCGTATGTGACTTTTTATGGACATTTTTACTCCTAAACTTAttcaggcttgccataacaaaggggttgaatacttattgactcaagacatttcagcttttcattttgtattaatttgtaaacattttgaaaaactgaattatggggtgttgtgtgtaggccagtggccaaacatctcaatttaattaTTTTTAAactcagactgtaacacaacaaaatgtggaaaaaatcaagcaGCGTGAATTATCTCTGAAGGCAGTGTATGTCGGTATTCACATGGAATGGCGTTTTTCATTTTTACATTCCTATCCAAGAAGGGGATTATCAGGTGAAGCCTCGTAATTCTGTCCCATTTTCTATGAAGAAGAAAGACAGAAAAAAGAAGAGAACGACAAGGGAAGTAGGAAGGCCAGAGCCCATAATCATAGTGCATAATCGACGGGCACCTGTGTTCACTTTAAAGTTGTCTAAGAGAGCGTTATCTCTCTCATAATAATAGTATAGAATCCTCTTTTGTTCCTGTGTTCTGTGAAATTATAGACATGTTTTATGTTACCGCATTCCATTGAAGGGCACTCATAGAGCGTGTATGGTTCATTCACACATACACTCAGGGATTTTCAACACCGCAGGCATCTCACTGACGTTCACAAGAATGTGTCTGTTGTTGTGTATAGATCCATCAAGTGTTTTGTTGAGAACTTGTTGTGAACTTTGACTGTCTGGCGAGAACAACATTGACTTGTCCTGTCACCCTGTCAAGGCCACACCCAGCCATCTCAATGAGGTTGGAgcgaggaggggggagaggaggggttaggTTGAAGTGACGAGGGTGAGTTTGGAGTTAAGAGGAATGAGAAGGGGTAGAGGAGGGATGAGGTTGGAGTTGGGTCAGGTCACTAGGGGTCGATGACAACGTGTTATGGCTCTTCAGATGTTTCTTTGTTGTCTCTTGCTTTAGCTATAAAGCCCCTTGAGAGGGGAGCTGAGTCAATTCCATGAAACCGAAGAGCATTTCTACTGTACAGAAGAGGCCATGTGTGACATATTTGTGGATATTGGGGTAGTTTATAGTACTGAAGGGCAGAAAGGTCTTGTGGCATGCAAGGTTTTTCTGAGTGAAAATCACATACAGTATTTGTCTCTAGTAGGTACATTTTTCAATTTGGCATTTTGACAGTCAAAACCAATAAACCAAACAGTGATCACACCTTTATTCAGGACAGCCTTTCCAGGGCTGATGGGCACGTACATGTAATAAGACGATCTGTAGGTTGTGACTGGTATACGGTTTGATGGGTTCAGCTAAATGAAAGCCTGCAGCTACTTGTCCAGCCACAGCTGAACCTATAACCAACTCGCGGAGTGATAAGTCTTGTATATAGCCCACAGATCAATTGCATAAGTTATGGCTAATAACTTCTAACTAATACATCTTCAAAAGTTTTTTTATACAATAAATGTCTCAAGAGAAGGTTTAATTGACTGGCATGAGCTGGTGAGTACGCTGTCATAGAAAGTTATGCTGGTATGAATTTATGATCTAGAAAGGAGATTAGCGAATCACCCATACCATAAATCAATATACCTGTAGCAGCATATGCTTGGCTTTATTTGTATTCATGCCATGTGATTCTAATCGGATCATGCTGTCAGTTAGTGTCAAAATACAGCGCTGGCCTATCTCAGCCTGCCTATCTCAGCCTGCCTAGCTCAGCCTGCCTAGCTCAGCCTGCCTATCTCAGCATGCCTATCTCAGCCTGCCTATCTCAGCCTGCCTATCTCAGCCTGCCTAGCTCAGCCTGCCTATCTCAGCATGCCTAGCTCAGCCTGCCTATCTCAGCCTGCCTAGCTCAGCCTGCCTATCTCAGCCTGCCTAGCTCAGCCTGCCTATCTCAGCCTGCCTAGCTCAGCCTGCCTATCTCAGCCTGCCTAGCTCAGCCTGCCTATCTCAGCCTGCCTAGCTCAGCCTGCCTATCTCAGCCTGCCTAGCTCAGCCTGCCTATCTCAGCCTGCCTAGCTCAGCCTGCATACCTCAGCCCGCCTACCTCAGCCTGCCTATCTCAGCATGCTTAGCTCAGCCTGCCTACCTCAGCCTGCCTATCTCAGCCTGCCTATCTCAGCCTGCATACCTCAGCCCGCCTACCTCAGCCTGCCTATCTCAGCATGCTTAGCTCAGCCCGCCTACCTCAGCCTGCCTATCTCAGCATGCTTAGCTCAGCCTGCCTACCTCAGCCTGCCTATCTCAGCCTGCCTAGCTCAGCCTGCCTATCTCAACCTGCCTAGCTCAGCCTGCCTATCTCAGCCTGCCTAGCTCAGCCTGCCTATCTCAACCTGCCTAGCTCAGCCTGCCTATCTCAGCCTGCCTAGCTCAGCCTGCCTATCTCAACCTGCCTATCTCAGCCTGCCTAGCTCAGACTGCCTATCTCAACCTGCCTAGCTCAGCCTGCCTGTCCTCACTTCGCTACAAGATGTTCaatttagtgtaacagtataactttaaaccgtcccctcgccccgacacgggcgcgaaccagggaccctctgcacacatcgacaacagtcacccacgaagcagcgttacccatcgctccacaaaagccacggcccttgcaaagcaaggggcaacactacttaagtctcagagcaagtgacgtaactgattgaaatgctactagcgcgtacccgctaactagctagccatttcacatccgttacactcacccccctttcaacctcctccttttccgcagcaaccagtgatccgggtcaacagcatcaatgtaacagtataactttaaaccgtcccctcgccccgacacgggcgcgaaccagggaccctctgcacacatcaacaacggttgcccatgaagcacggtcgttacccatcgctccacaaaggccgaggcccttgcaaagcaaggggcaacactacttaagtctcagagcaagtgacgtaactgattgaaatgctaccagcgcgtacccgctaactagctagccatttcacatccgttacattagcTAAAAGCATGTGGctgttcagtcagtcagttttGTGCAGCAAACTAGCGTAGCCTGAAGCTCTGTTGTGTCATTAACATTCCTGTAGCTGAGGAGAGGTGGCTCCTTTAATGTTTTGAATGTTCTGCTACATGATAAAACAGCTCGGCCTGTCACCTGGGACCTGAGCGGCACACTCCATACCCCCCTCCTTGTCCCCTCCTTGTTGAACTGTTCCTGGAACTACACCTCTCAACAGCCAACTCTAACAACTAGTTTGTGCTGCCAGTAATTTAGAAaacatctctctttctcactccttctctctgcctgtctatctttctctctctgtctctatctctgtccatcctccgtcctctctctgtctttatctctctgtctctcactctctgtaaTTTAGGAAACATCTCTCTTATTGTTatttctcactcctctctctcgccttctcttctctctttctctttctccttctctctctgtccttccttccttccttccttccttccttccctctctccctctctctctctctctccaccccctctctcacaaCACCAGATTATAACACTGACTCATCCCTTCACTGCCAGATTGATAGACGGTCTGTTTTTATCTGAAACATATTAATTCACCCGGCTGACAAAAACACTTAATTCCCTTGGCAGACAGTGCTAGATACATTTAAAGTGATTATCTTGCTGATGGACGTGAGAGACACAGCATAGTGTTTTCAAGAGGCCCGGGCTGTCATGTGTGGTCTCCtggcattggtgtgtgtgtgtgtgtgtgtgtgtgcgcgagcgcATGTGTTTCTGCATGTGCAGTCCTGCCCTGTCTGTCGCTCTCACTGATTCTGACGTGTGAGGTATTTTGTTCACCCTCAGGTTAACACTGAGTGGCGTTCTTTAAAAACACTACTACAAAACAAACGGGAGCCTATAGGTAACCAGATCTGATGCGATCAGCTAATGTTGTTGATTGCTTCTGTTTACCAATCACTGAGAGTGTGACCTAGGGCCAACCACTTGAGCCCTGGAGCTCTGCCCAGATTCACTCTGCACTaattattgtgtatgtgtgtgtatgtatgtgtgtgtgtgtgtgtgtgtgtgtgtgtgtgtgtgtgtgtgtgtgtgtgtgtgtgtgtgtgtgtgtgtgtgtgtgtgtgtgtgtgtgtgtgtgtgtgtgtgtgtgtgtgtgtgtgtgtgtgtgtgtgtgtgtgtgtgtttgagtggtcACACATTTAACGACTAGATTAGAGTTGGCCACTCCTGCCATATCTTACATATTGAAGTAGCCCCCAGAAAGACTCAAGAGAGTTCCAACCTAATTCAGAATAAGACCTTTTATTTTTCAACAATTACAAAGAACAAAATATTTTAAAATCATATTTATATCTTACATCAGCTGTACAGAGATGACGTGTTTTTTCTAAATGATTCCGGAACAAGAACTGAACTAGAAAACCGAAGAGTATTTAAGTCGATGAAAAAATATTTGTCAATACAAAGTAGAAAAAAAGACGTTGAACTGAAAATGGAATCCATAATATTGTATCCTGATGCAGTGTTTAGGCCTCTTAACTGGTCACAAAGTATTTTACAAAATATTACCATGGCCTCTTATAATAGCAAAAAAAAATCTTGGCCTCTTTGGTTCCATGATTAGGTATAATACATTTGAACAGAACTCAATTTGCTTTCTATAAAAATAACTTTTTTTCCAATGgcagtttcttttttttttaactaatcACGCAACTTTTCAGTGCAAATATTGTAACTATCATTCACTTTGAAGAGGAAGCAAAAGATTACATTTCAAGTACTGGTAATAGTTAATAACTGTAACTAAAAGTTCAGTTTGTCTGGTGTCTGTGGGTCAATACTATACATTGCATAGCTCATGCGGCACTTATATTTAAAAGGATTGTGAGCAACGGTCGGTGTACCACATTGTACTCTTTAAAGGCATTTCAATCTGCAAGTGCTATTTAATGTGCATTAGGAAGTGCTATGCTGCACCAGGACTTTAACCATGCAATATGGTAACTCTTCACTTTTGATTTTCTGACTGAAATGAGAGGGAAACTGGTTGGGCTACAGCTGTTGAAGTAATTAAACTCTTCCCGTTAAAAGTGTGAACGAAAGAAGGAAGGATTCAGAAGGAAGTAACAGAAGGTAAGTGTTTTTCCCCTATTGTCACTGTTTCATATCACAGCCTAAACTCCCAGGTTTTGATGACAGCTTCAGCATTCGCATGGTGTGTTGGAATGTATTTTTATGTTCTGCTCACTCTGACTTGGAAGCCATTTTCATTTCCGGATGCTGGCCCGTAAAATGAAAACGGTTTTATATAAAAATGGAATCTTGTGACACATCAACAAGATGTATTTCTTGTTATAAGTGCTGAAGTTGTACAAGAGGTGAGTTATCAGGGCTTTCACTATACGTTTTGCAGTTATACTTTCTGGAAAGAGGCATGGTTGGGAATTGTCTATCAGCAAGTGCACCTCCTTCATAATCTCAGGATCTTTTCCACCTTCGTCAGAGTATCGAAATAGAACTCTCCATTTTCAGGATAGAAATGGCAATCTTGGAAATATATATAACGTGAAGTACCAGTTAGTTCCAATCCCTCTGATAATGACACCTACATGATTTGGGATTGAATCATATGTTCACATGTTGGCAAAAGAAAAAAGGCTTCGACCAGAGAATATTATTAacaaacataaatatatatacaagTGTTTGTTCAGGCATATGTGAGAATGAGTGTGTAGGATATGCGTAAATTAATGaagttgtgtgtgcatgtgcgtatgCCTTATGTCCATAAATATCACTTTGATTTCTATAATTAATTTTGGAATATCTTTTTCTTGTTTACAAATGTTCATAAACGTCCACTTGAAGCACATGCAGTCTCAACTCAAGCACATCCACACTCCTCCACGATCATATTGGGTACGTCTCTCTTGACGATGTTGTATTCATCGTCGAAGTAGAGCATTGACATGGTGCTGAGCTTAGTGGGGATGCAACAGGAGTTCATGGAGCCGGGACTCATGCCTCTCATCCGATACTGATTGACTACTGCAGTGTGGAAGGACGACGCCGACCCTGGCACTCCCGCCATGTACGCTGGACAGTTGCCCTCGCAGTAATTCCCAAAGTACCCCGACGGTGCGATGATCCAGTCGTTCCAGCCGATCAGGCGGAAGTCTATGTAGAACTGCTGTCTGCAGCACAGACTACTGCTCCCGTCACACTCCAGCCCCCTCTTCCTGATGCGGTGCTTGTTGTCTGCTTGCCGGGCCTGTACGACTAGAAACGGCCTGTGGGACTCGTCGTTCTGGTTCACAAGGATCGGTAAGACCGCCAGGTCCTCGCAGCCCTCACAGCGCACGTCCAGGTTCTGCCGGCGACCGCCCTTCTCGAACACCATCTGGATAGCGTTGGTCAGGGGGAAGGTGTGCCAACCGCTCCTCTTCAGCTCGACACGCTTTTCCACCAGGTTCCACTTGCTGCCCAGGCCAGGCTCCTGGTAGTACACCTTGACTGTGACCTTCCTCCGCTGGCCCTTGTCCAGGGTGTTAGGAAGCAGCCTTAAATACAGCCAAAAGGTGGCCTGGGTCACATACAGGTGCTGGTTTCCCTCGTTAGAGATCAGGAAGAACAGGCTGGATTTAGATGATACCAGCTCATCTGGGAAAGACAGGAACAGAACAGGAAAAGTCCGTTAAAAGTCAGTTTAAACCTATAACGGTTAGTATGGCAATGCTAGAAgaggagacaaacacacagattcATTGGCTATATGGTGTAAACAAACATCTTTCAGAAACCTTACTGCTATTGGACAAAGCGTCAAGAAGATACTACCACACTGGGTGGTCCCAAGCTTGGATTGTTGGATGAATAGCTGGACAAGAACTGGGCACATTGGGAACAGTTCAACAGTTTGGGATTAAATTGAGATAGACGGTTACTATGGCTTCCCTGGTTATAGCCTGTCTTAATGTCATCTTTATCTGGCCTGGGATGTAAACAGAGTTTGTACTGGTACTAAAGGGATTTGGTGGATGGGTGTACACTGGGAGACAGCTCTAACAGAGACACTCAGCCTCTTCTTGGTCCAGGACCCGTATTCAGAAAACGTCTCAGggtgctgatccaggatcagttttGTATTTTAGACCATCAtgaatcctagatcagcactcctactctgagacgctttatgaatacaggccctggtctTGTCACATAGGCCTACATGAGGACTGCAATGACAGCGCAGCATCAGCAGGTCTGGAATGAGTTCCAGCTGGCCCTTGCCTATAGGGAGCCTTGACAGTGACAATGACagtacagatctgggatcaggcccACTTGA
This genomic stretch from Salvelinus fontinalis isolate EN_2023a chromosome 41, ASM2944872v1, whole genome shotgun sequence harbors:
- the LOC129840280 gene encoding inhibin beta B chain-like; translated protein: MINCIIKVALFVACVLTVRCKEAAPGSLNPLPGTETQTVAQETCTSCGIGQPEESGRVDIDFLEAVKRHILSRLQMRVRPNITHPIPKAAMVTALRKLHAGKVRDDGRVEIPNLDGHATRNANDVLEESSEIISFAETDELVSSKSSLFFLISNEGNQHLYVTQATFWLYLRLLPNTLDKGQRRKVTVKVYYQEPGLGSKWNLVEKRVELKRSGWHTFPLTNAIQMVFEKGGRRQNLDVRCEGCEDLAVLPILVNQNDESHRPFLVVQARQADNKHRIRKRGLECDGSSSLCCRQQFYIDFRLIGWNDWIIAPSGYFGNYCEGNCPAYMAGVPGSASSFHTAVVNQYRMRGMSPGSMNSCCIPTKLSTMSMLYFDDEYNIVKRDVPNMIVEECGCA